The following are from one region of the Longimicrobium sp. genome:
- the ispG gene encoding flavodoxin-dependent (E)-4-hydroxy-3-methylbut-2-enyl-diphosphate synthase encodes MGDFHYNGHLLLHKYPDCARALAKYRINPGNVGAKRHDENFAAIVDRALEFGKPVRIGVNWGSLDQALLTEMMDANARLPAPKDAKTVMMEAMVESALRSAALAERLGLPHDRIVLSAKVSGVQDLVRVYRMLAPLCDYPLHLGLTEAGMGMKGIVASTAGLSILLQEGIGDTIRVSLTPKPGGDRTEEVHVAQQILQSLEIRSFTPQVTSCPGCGRTTSTYFQKLAEEIQGYLREQMPVWRESHPGVEEMKVAVMGCVVNGPGESKHANLGISLPGTFEEPKAPVYVDGEHFTTLRGDHIAEEFKRILDDYVETHYPARVRAAEPAGV; translated from the coding sequence GTGGGCGACTTCCACTACAACGGGCACCTCCTCCTGCACAAATACCCGGACTGCGCCCGCGCCCTGGCCAAGTACCGCATCAACCCCGGCAACGTGGGCGCCAAGCGGCACGACGAGAACTTCGCGGCCATCGTCGACCGGGCGCTGGAGTTCGGCAAGCCGGTGCGCATCGGCGTCAACTGGGGCTCGCTGGACCAGGCGCTGCTCACGGAGATGATGGACGCGAACGCCCGCCTCCCGGCGCCGAAGGACGCCAAGACGGTGATGATGGAGGCGATGGTGGAGAGCGCGCTCCGCTCGGCGGCGCTGGCCGAGCGGCTGGGGCTGCCGCACGACCGCATCGTCCTCTCGGCCAAGGTGAGCGGGGTGCAGGACCTGGTGCGCGTCTACCGCATGCTGGCCCCGCTCTGCGACTACCCGCTGCACCTGGGGCTCACCGAGGCGGGGATGGGGATGAAGGGGATCGTGGCCTCCACGGCGGGGCTCTCCATCCTGCTGCAGGAGGGGATCGGCGACACCATCCGCGTCTCCCTCACCCCGAAGCCCGGCGGCGACCGCACCGAGGAGGTGCACGTGGCGCAGCAGATCCTCCAGAGCCTGGAGATCCGCTCGTTCACGCCGCAGGTGACCAGCTGCCCAGGGTGCGGGCGCACCACGTCGACGTACTTCCAGAAGCTGGCCGAGGAGATCCAGGGGTACCTGCGCGAGCAGATGCCCGTGTGGCGCGAGAGCCACCCCGGCGTGGAGGAGATGAAGGTGGCGGTGATGGGGTGCGTGGTGAACGGCCCCGGCGAATCCAAGCACGCCAACCTGGGGATCAGCCTGCCGGGGACCTTCGAGGAGCCCAAGGCGCCGGTGTACGTGGACGGCGAGCACTTCACCACGCTCCGCGGCGACCACATCGCCGAGGAGTTCAAGCGCATCCTGGACGACTACGTCGAGACGCACTACCCGGCTCGGGTGCGG
- a CDS encoding flavodoxin-dependent (E)-4-hydroxy-3-methylbut-2-enyl-diphosphate synthase, with the protein MEVAHDRHLHAARALAKYRINPGNVGGKRRDENFRTIVRIAAEHGKPVRIGVNWGSLDQDLLTQMMDENARAAHGERR; encoded by the coding sequence GTGGAAGTCGCCCACGATCGGCACCTCCACGCCGCGCGCGCGCTGGCCAAGTACCGCATCAACCCGGGCAACGTGGGGGGCAAGCGGCGCGACGAGAACTTCCGCACCATCGTCCGCATCGCCGCCGAGCACGGCAAGCCGGTGCGCATCGGCGTCAACTGGGGCTCGCTCGACCAGGACCTGCTCACGCAGATGATGGACGAGAACGCCCGCGCGGCGCACGGCGAGCGGCGA